The Streptomyces sp. DG1A-41 genomic sequence CGGATCATGGACGCCGAGTCATTGGGGGACAGGGCTGCTGCCCTGAGACGGTCATAGGTGATCGATGCCTCAGCCACGGCCGTAGCCGAGTCATTCACATGCCCAAGCCCTCGTGTCTCGCCGTACAGGACTGTTGGTTCTCCGTCCTGCGTGATCAGGGTAAAGGGCAACGACGACGCGGGGGCACCCGCTTTGAAGGGGAGAACCTGAATCGTCACGTGAGGTGACTCAGCGTCTACGAGCAACTGACTCATCTGTCCCCGCATCACCTCAGGGCCCCCTACGACCGTCCTCAGACAGGACTCATGCAGGATGACCCACAGAAGCGGCGGACTCGTCCGGTCCATCACGTCACGACGCCTTATGCGCAGCTCCACGCGGCTCTTGATCTCGTCTTCAGACTCTCTAGGACGAGTGGCCTTGAAGACCGCCGTTGCATAGTCACTGGTCTGGAGCATGCCCATGATCAGCGCGTTGGAGTAGTCGAGGAGTTCAGTAGCCGACCGCTCCAGTTGGAGGTACGGGACGAACCAGCGTGGGTGTCCCCCTTCGGCCAACCGTTGACGCAGCCGCGTCAGGTATCCCGAGGTACCAAACTCCCTGTCGCATGCCTCCACGAAGTCCTCAGACGCCAGCAGACTCCCTGACTCAACACGGGCCACGTAAGAGCGCGTATAGCCCGTCTTCTCGCCAAGTGCCTTCTGCGTGATGCCGGCGAGCTCTCGGCAGCACCGGACCTCCCTGCCGAGGAACGCAGCTCCGTCCTGAGGCTCATCAGACTGAGCAGAATCAACGGCCATACGTGCAACCCCCCGGCGTTACAGATCGGTTGTAACCACGACTCCTCTGGTAAGAGTACGGCGCTCGCTGTGACGCTGGGAGTACACAGGGCGAACCCACCCCTGAGAGAGGTATCCCCCCATGCCCATGCCCAGGCCCAGTCGAGCACCGATCAGACGCGTGTACGACCCCCGAAGCACCGAGTTTCAACAGGTCTTGAGGTACTACCCCGTACTTCGCACCGCCATGGAGCACGGAGGGTCCGTGGTCCTGGAGCGTGCGAGCTGGGGGCCTCGCCTATGGGTCCAGGGCATCGGTGTCAGGGATCTTCAAGAGATCCAAGGCGTGGTGAGAGCCGTACTTGAGGAGAACGGAGCGGTATGAGCGCCAAGACGGAGGCCCCCCACGTTCCCGAGATCTTCGAGTTGGTCAGGGATGTGGGAGCCAAGAAAATTGGCGAGGTACGGGGCAAGGAAGGTCCCTATTACCAGCTTCGGCCCGTTGGCGGGGGCCGGGA encodes the following:
- a CDS encoding helix-turn-helix transcriptional regulator, yielding MAVDSAQSDEPQDGAAFLGREVRCCRELAGITQKALGEKTGYTRSYVARVESGSLLASEDFVEACDREFGTSGYLTRLRQRLAEGGHPRWFVPYLQLERSATELLDYSNALIMGMLQTSDYATAVFKATRPRESEDEIKSRVELRIRRRDVMDRTSPPLLWVILHESCLRTVVGGPEVMRGQMSQLLVDAESPHVTIQVLPFKAGAPASSLPFTLITQDGEPTVLYGETRGLGHVNDSATAVAEASITYDRLRAAALSPNDSASMIREAMEGYTS